Proteins from one Amycolatopsis benzoatilytica AK 16/65 genomic window:
- a CDS encoding enoyl-CoA hydratase/isomerase family protein has protein sequence MNEVEFEVRAGLGRITLNRPRALNALNHPMVRAIAQHLEQWRDDSEVRAVVLDGAGERGLCAGGDIRAIYEDARSGGVSSLDFWADEYRLNALISRYPKPYVAIMDGIVLGGGVGISAHGSHRVVTDRSRVAMPETGIGFVPDVGGTWLLSHAPGQLGTHAALTAAQLSGADAIHCGLADRYVPADRLPELYAALATRTPDEALDLLAESPPASRLAAEREWIDYCYAPDTVEEILVRLRDGGDAALAAVKELEGKSPTSLKVTLRALRAAAVLPDLGNALEQEYRIAHRAFASAEFAEGVRAQIIDKDRSPRWSPSTVAEVGDDLVESYFADLGEHELTGVRN, from the coding sequence CTGAACGAGGTCGAGTTCGAGGTCCGGGCCGGCCTCGGCCGGATCACGCTGAACCGGCCGCGTGCGCTCAACGCGTTGAACCACCCGATGGTCCGGGCGATCGCGCAGCACCTCGAGCAATGGCGGGACGACTCGGAGGTGCGCGCCGTCGTGCTCGACGGGGCGGGCGAACGCGGCCTGTGCGCGGGCGGCGACATCCGGGCCATCTACGAGGATGCCCGTTCCGGTGGCGTCTCGTCACTGGACTTCTGGGCCGACGAATACCGGCTGAACGCGCTGATCAGCCGTTACCCGAAGCCGTACGTGGCGATCATGGACGGCATCGTGCTGGGCGGCGGCGTCGGAATTTCCGCGCACGGCAGCCACCGCGTCGTCACCGACCGGTCCCGGGTCGCGATGCCGGAGACCGGCATCGGATTCGTGCCGGACGTCGGCGGAACCTGGCTGCTGTCGCACGCGCCTGGCCAGCTCGGTACCCACGCCGCGCTCACCGCCGCTCAGCTGTCCGGAGCGGACGCGATCCACTGTGGACTCGCGGACCGCTATGTTCCCGCCGATCGGCTTCCGGAGCTCTACGCCGCGTTGGCGACCCGCACGCCGGACGAGGCGCTCGATCTGCTCGCCGAAAGTCCGCCGGCGAGCCGGTTGGCTGCCGAACGCGAGTGGATCGACTACTGCTACGCGCCCGACACCGTCGAGGAAATCCTCGTCCGGCTCCGCGACGGGGGAGACGCCGCGCTCGCGGCGGTCAAGGAGCTCGAAGGCAAATCGCCGACCTCGCTGAAAGTGACCCTCCGTGCGCTGCGGGCCGCGGCCGTGTTGCCGGACCTGGGAAACGCATTGGAGCAGGAGTACCGGATCGCGCACCGGGCGTTCGCCTCGGCGGAATTCGCCGAGGGCGTGCGGGCGCAGATCATCGACAAGGACCGGTCGCCGCGCTGGTCTCCGTCCACGGTGGCGGAAGTCGGCGACGACCTGGTGGAGTCCTACTTCGCCGATCTCGGCGAGCACGAGCTGACCGGAGTGCGGAACTGA
- a CDS encoding enoyl-CoA hydratase — MTETIAVDRPAPRVARITLDRPKALNALNLQTMREVTDAAAELDRAADVGAIVLTGSDRAFAAGADIKEMAPRTYSEMHAEDWFAGWDALTRVRTPLIAAVAGYALGGGCELAMMCDLLIAADSAKFGQPEITLGVIPGMGGSQRLTRAIGKAKAMDLILTGRTIDAVEAERTGLVSRVVPADDLAAEAVAVAEKIGSMSLVAATAAKEAVNRVFESTLAEGVRFERRVFHALFATADQKEGMAAFAEKRPPEFKHS; from the coding sequence ATGACCGAAACCATCGCTGTCGACCGGCCGGCCCCCCGGGTCGCCCGGATCACGCTCGACCGTCCCAAGGCGCTGAACGCGCTGAACCTGCAGACCATGCGCGAGGTCACCGACGCGGCCGCTGAGCTGGACCGGGCGGCGGACGTCGGCGCGATCGTGCTGACCGGCTCGGACCGGGCGTTCGCCGCAGGCGCGGACATCAAGGAAATGGCCCCGCGCACCTACAGCGAGATGCACGCCGAAGACTGGTTCGCCGGCTGGGACGCGCTCACCCGGGTCCGCACGCCGCTGATCGCCGCGGTCGCCGGTTACGCGCTCGGCGGCGGCTGCGAGCTCGCGATGATGTGCGACCTGCTGATCGCCGCGGACAGCGCGAAGTTCGGGCAGCCCGAGATCACCCTCGGCGTCATCCCGGGCATGGGCGGTTCGCAGCGGCTGACCCGTGCGATCGGCAAGGCGAAGGCGATGGACCTGATCCTCACCGGCCGGACCATCGATGCCGTCGAGGCCGAGCGCACCGGCCTGGTGTCGAGGGTCGTGCCCGCGGACGATCTGGCCGCTGAGGCGGTCGCGGTGGCGGAGAAGATCGGCTCGATGTCCTTGGTGGCCGCGACGGCCGCGAAGGAGGCGGTGAACCGGGTGTTCGAGTCCACGTTGGCCGAAGGCGTCCGGTTCGAACGCCGGGTATTCCACGCGCTGTTCGCGACCGCCGACCAGAAGGAAGGAATGGCCGCGTTCGCGGAGAAGCGGCCGCCGGAGTTCAAACACTCCTGA
- a CDS encoding cation-translocating P-type ATPase: MPGEEGLLMQDSARGLTAAEVAERVAAGRTNDVPSRTSRSAWEIVRSNVFTRINAIFAVLAVIIFSTGYLLDGLFAGVIIANSAVGIVQELRAKRTLDRLAIVGQVRPRVRRDGTSAELAPEEVVADDVIEIGPGDQVVVDGSVLAAEALEVDESLLTGESDPVVKHPGDPIMSGSFVVAGSGAYRATKVGSEAYAAKLAEEAGRFTLVDSELRSGINKILKVITYLLIPAGALSIYNQLSGSQALPAALRGMVAALVPMVPEGLILLTSVAFAVGVVRLGRRQCLVNELPAIEGLARVDVVCADKTGTLTENTMRLSELRRLEDGGEAAETVLAALAAADPRPNASLEAIAEGCPAAPGWTPTAVVPFSSARKWSGAAFGEHGDWVLGAPDVLLAPDSAQRAEAERIGAQGLRVLLLGRAAHAVDAPDGPGEVTPVALAVLEQKIRGDARETLDYFAAQGVAVKLISGDNAVSVGGVARALALPGGEAPVDARTLSEDPEKLADQLESTAVFGRATPAQKRAMVAALQARGHTVAMTGDGVNDVLALKDSDVGVAMGAGSPATRSVAQIVLLDNAFATLPYVVGEGRRVIGNIERVANLFLTKTVYSVLLALIVGIPGLIGLDAMPYPFLPRHVTIVGWFTIGLPAFVLSLAPNNDRARGGFVGRVLRMAVPAGVVIGAASFVSYLLVHPGRETTDAAQVQASTTALITLMILALWVLAVVARPYTWWKAALVGTMGVVSALMFVLPWTRELFQLDPSNTQHTLSALACAAVGVVLIEIGRWIGNRVGTRKSPVGR, encoded by the coding sequence ATGCCAGGGGAAGAGGGCCTGCTCATGCAGGACAGCGCGCGCGGGCTCACCGCGGCCGAAGTGGCCGAGCGGGTCGCCGCCGGGCGCACCAACGACGTTCCGTCGCGCACCAGCCGCAGCGCGTGGGAGATCGTCCGATCCAATGTCTTCACCCGGATCAACGCGATCTTCGCGGTGCTCGCGGTGATCATCTTCTCCACTGGCTACCTGCTGGACGGCCTGTTCGCCGGTGTGATCATCGCCAACAGCGCGGTCGGCATCGTCCAGGAGCTGCGCGCCAAGCGGACGCTGGACCGGCTGGCGATCGTCGGCCAGGTGCGGCCGCGGGTGCGCCGCGACGGAACCAGCGCGGAGCTGGCTCCGGAAGAGGTCGTCGCCGACGACGTGATCGAGATCGGGCCGGGCGACCAGGTGGTGGTCGACGGCTCGGTGCTCGCCGCGGAGGCGCTCGAAGTCGACGAGTCGCTGCTCACCGGCGAATCGGACCCGGTCGTGAAGCACCCTGGCGACCCGATCATGTCCGGCAGCTTCGTGGTGGCCGGCAGCGGCGCGTACCGGGCGACGAAGGTCGGCTCGGAGGCGTACGCGGCGAAGCTCGCCGAAGAGGCCGGCCGGTTCACTCTGGTCGACTCCGAGCTGCGGAGCGGGATCAACAAGATCCTGAAGGTCATCACCTACCTGCTGATCCCGGCCGGTGCGCTCTCCATTTACAACCAGCTGTCCGGGTCGCAGGCGTTGCCTGCCGCGCTGCGCGGGATGGTGGCGGCGCTGGTGCCGATGGTGCCGGAGGGCCTGATCCTGCTGACGTCGGTCGCGTTCGCGGTCGGCGTGGTCCGGCTCGGCCGGCGGCAATGCCTGGTCAACGAGCTGCCCGCGATCGAGGGCCTGGCCCGGGTGGACGTCGTCTGCGCGGACAAGACCGGCACGCTCACCGAGAACACCATGCGGCTGTCCGAGCTGCGCCGGCTCGAAGACGGGGGAGAAGCGGCGGAAACCGTGCTGGCCGCGCTCGCCGCCGCCGACCCGCGGCCGAACGCGAGCCTGGAAGCGATCGCCGAGGGCTGCCCGGCCGCGCCGGGCTGGACGCCGACCGCGGTCGTGCCGTTTTCGTCGGCGCGCAAGTGGAGCGGCGCGGCGTTCGGCGAGCACGGCGACTGGGTGCTCGGCGCGCCGGACGTGCTGCTGGCGCCGGATTCGGCGCAACGCGCGGAAGCCGAGCGGATCGGCGCGCAGGGTCTGCGGGTACTGCTGCTCGGCCGCGCGGCGCACGCGGTCGACGCGCCGGACGGTCCGGGCGAGGTCACTCCGGTCGCGTTGGCGGTGCTGGAGCAGAAGATCCGCGGCGACGCGCGGGAGACACTGGACTACTTCGCCGCACAGGGCGTCGCGGTGAAGCTGATCTCCGGCGACAACGCCGTCTCGGTCGGCGGCGTCGCCCGCGCTCTCGCGCTGCCCGGCGGGGAGGCCCCGGTGGATGCGCGGACGCTGTCGGAAGACCCGGAGAAGCTGGCCGACCAGCTGGAGAGCACCGCGGTGTTCGGACGCGCGACCCCGGCGCAGAAGCGCGCGATGGTCGCCGCCCTGCAGGCCCGCGGCCACACCGTCGCGATGACCGGGGACGGCGTCAACGACGTGCTCGCGCTCAAGGACTCCGACGTCGGCGTCGCGATGGGGGCGGGCAGCCCGGCGACCCGCTCCGTCGCGCAGATCGTGTTGCTGGACAACGCTTTCGCCACGCTGCCCTACGTCGTCGGCGAGGGCCGCCGGGTGATCGGCAACATCGAACGCGTCGCGAACCTGTTCCTCACCAAGACGGTGTACTCGGTGCTGCTGGCGCTGATCGTCGGCATCCCCGGGCTGATCGGCCTGGACGCGATGCCGTACCCGTTCCTGCCTCGGCACGTCACGATCGTCGGCTGGTTCACCATCGGCCTGCCCGCGTTCGTGCTTTCGCTCGCCCCCAACAACGACCGCGCCCGCGGCGGGTTCGTCGGACGGGTGCTGCGGATGGCAGTCCCGGCCGGCGTCGTGATCGGCGCCGCGTCGTTCGTTTCCTATCTCCTGGTCCATCCCGGCCGGGAAACCACCGACGCGGCGCAAGTGCAGGCGAGCACCACCGCGCTGATCACGCTGATGATCCTGGCGCTGTGGGTGCTGGCGGTGGTCGCCCGGCCCTACACCTGGTGGAAGGCCGCGCTGGTCGGGACGATGGGGGTGGTCTCCGCGCTGATGTTCGTGCTGCCGTGGACGCGTGAGCTGTTCCAGCTGGACCCGAGCAACACCCAGCACACCCTCAGCGCGCTGGCGTGCGCGGCGGTCGGCGTGGTGCTGATCGAGATCGGGCGCTGGATCGGGAACCGGGTGGGGACGCGGAAGTCACCCGTCGGCCGGTAG
- a CDS encoding DUF1918 domain-containing protein has translation MHAHRGDWLVVKGNQVDVPEHRGRIVAVGTPDGAPPFTVHWQGADHESTVFPGPDAIVLTDAELSAQDAHDRERVEGLGALRQHLPADG, from the coding sequence ATGCACGCACACCGCGGAGACTGGCTGGTCGTGAAAGGCAACCAGGTAGACGTTCCGGAGCACCGGGGCCGCATCGTGGCGGTCGGCACGCCGGACGGCGCACCCCCGTTCACCGTGCATTGGCAGGGCGCGGACCACGAGTCGACAGTCTTCCCCGGCCCGGATGCGATCGTGCTCACCGACGCGGAGCTGTCCGCGCAGGACGCGCACGACCGGGAGCGGGTCGAGGGGCTCGGGGCGCTGCGGCAGCACCTACCGGCCGACGGGTGA
- the dapA gene encoding 4-hydroxy-tetrahydrodipicolinate synthase has translation MNDLFGSNLVAMATPMEPDFAISQPGVAGLVDHLLATSCDGLVVGGTTGESPTLTDVEAADLVRMVAAGASGRARVIAGVGSYDTAASVRRAREAEAAGADALLLVCPYYSKPTQAGIVEHCAAVADATGLPVMLYDVPARTGTAMTAATLIELAAHPRIRAVKDAKGDLFEAMTVMARTSLAYYCGIDELNLPYLACGAAGVVSVVGNIAADRNRDLIDAVRAGDLEGAQAIQTALLPLTDAVLRTSQGAIMAKAALARLGIIPHATVRRPLLESPAADLRRLTDVLAAAA, from the coding sequence ATGAACGACCTCTTCGGCAGCAACCTGGTCGCCATGGCGACCCCGATGGAACCCGATTTCGCGATCAGCCAACCGGGCGTCGCCGGGCTGGTCGACCACCTGCTGGCCACCAGCTGCGACGGCCTGGTCGTCGGCGGCACCACCGGCGAGTCACCCACGCTGACCGACGTCGAGGCCGCTGACCTGGTCCGCATGGTCGCCGCCGGCGCGAGCGGCCGGGCGCGGGTGATCGCCGGAGTCGGCAGCTATGACACCGCCGCCAGCGTCCGCCGGGCCCGCGAAGCCGAAGCCGCCGGCGCGGACGCGCTGCTGCTCGTCTGCCCGTACTACTCCAAGCCAACGCAAGCCGGGATCGTCGAGCACTGCGCGGCGGTAGCCGACGCGACCGGACTCCCGGTGATGCTTTACGACGTCCCGGCCCGAACCGGCACCGCGATGACCGCGGCCACGTTGATCGAGCTGGCCGCGCACCCACGCATCCGTGCGGTGAAGGACGCGAAGGGCGACCTGTTCGAAGCGATGACGGTCATGGCCCGGACTTCGCTGGCCTACTACTGCGGCATCGATGAATTGAACCTGCCGTATCTCGCCTGCGGCGCTGCGGGCGTGGTCAGCGTCGTCGGCAACATCGCCGCGGACCGGAACCGAGACCTGATCGACGCGGTCCGGGCAGGCGATCTTGAAGGCGCACAAGCGATCCAGACCGCGCTGTTGCCGCTGACCGACGCCGTCCTGCGGACGTCGCAGGGTGCGATCATGGCGAAGGCCGCGCTGGCCCGCCTGGGGATCATCCCGCACGCGACGGTGCGACGGCCGCTGCTCGAATCGCCGGCGGCGGATCTGCGACGGTTGACCGACGTGCTCGCGGCGGCGGCCTGA
- a CDS encoding LysR family transcriptional regulator gives MIEVGALRALQSVAALGTLARAAEELGFTSSAVSQQIKRLERQVGAAVLAPAGRGVVLTPAGQALVDSAPEVFQALERCAEAAQSVADGAPRGSVRLVGFSTAIRGLLAPIVPRLSTSCPDLSLRITEQDPDQAVRSVDAGTADLALVHDVDGLPAPLPPSLTRRHLHTDRGDVVMHRTHPLAQAAAPLRIADLARHAWAASPPGTVCHQWFRRLFAGAADEPDVRHLVDDFSTQLSLVASGEVVALIPRLARPPLAEGLVARPLHRPPKREVHAVWRRSADGSPAIRAVLTELG, from the coding sequence ATGATCGAAGTCGGCGCGCTGCGGGCGCTGCAGTCGGTGGCCGCACTGGGGACGCTGGCGCGGGCGGCCGAGGAACTCGGGTTCACGTCGTCGGCGGTCTCGCAGCAGATCAAGCGGCTCGAACGCCAGGTCGGCGCGGCGGTGCTCGCGCCGGCCGGTCGCGGTGTCGTGCTGACTCCCGCCGGACAGGCGCTGGTCGACTCGGCACCGGAGGTGTTCCAGGCGCTGGAGCGCTGCGCCGAGGCCGCCCAGTCGGTCGCGGACGGCGCACCGCGCGGCTCGGTCCGGCTGGTCGGCTTTTCGACGGCGATCCGGGGGCTGCTCGCGCCGATCGTCCCGCGGCTGTCCACGAGCTGTCCGGACCTGTCCCTGCGCATCACCGAGCAGGACCCGGACCAAGCCGTCCGCAGCGTCGACGCGGGCACCGCCGACCTGGCGCTCGTCCACGACGTCGACGGGCTGCCCGCCCCGCTGCCGCCGTCGCTGACCCGCCGCCACCTGCACACCGATCGCGGCGACGTCGTCATGCACCGGACTCATCCGCTCGCCCAGGCCGCCGCGCCGCTGCGGATCGCCGACCTCGCCCGGCACGCGTGGGCGGCGAGCCCGCCCGGCACGGTCTGCCACCAGTGGTTCCGGAGGCTCTTCGCGGGCGCGGCGGACGAACCCGACGTGCGACATCTGGTGGACGACTTCTCCACGCAGCTGTCACTGGTCGCCTCGGGCGAGGTCGTCGCGCTGATTCCCCGGCTGGCCCGTCCGCCGCTGGCCGAAGGGCTGGTCGCCCGGCCGCTGCACCGGCCGCCGAAGCGCGAGGTCCACGCGGTGTGGCGGCGCAGCGCGGACGGCAGCCCGGCGATCCGGGCGGTGCTGACGGAACTCGGCTAG
- a CDS encoding PadR family transcriptional regulator, with protein sequence MSVSHTLLALLESGPRHGYDLKRAYDEQFGQDRPLAYGQVYSTLSRLLRNGMVEVAGVESGDGPERKRYTITHAGVTDVETWLRTPENPEPYLQNTLYTKVVLALLSGRSASDVLDVQRGEHLKAMRSLTKRKNGGDLADQLICDHALFHLEADLRWLELTAARLGELEKAVR encoded by the coding sequence ATGTCGGTTTCACACACCTTGCTCGCGTTGCTCGAATCGGGTCCGCGGCATGGCTACGACCTGAAGCGGGCGTACGACGAGCAGTTCGGGCAGGACCGTCCGCTCGCCTACGGCCAGGTCTACTCGACTCTGTCGCGGCTGCTGCGCAACGGCATGGTCGAGGTGGCAGGCGTCGAAAGCGGGGACGGCCCGGAGCGGAAGCGCTACACGATCACCCACGCGGGCGTCACCGACGTCGAGACGTGGCTGCGCACTCCGGAGAACCCGGAGCCGTACCTGCAGAACACGCTCTACACGAAGGTGGTGCTCGCGCTGCTGTCCGGGCGCAGCGCGTCCGACGTGCTCGACGTCCAGCGCGGCGAGCACCTCAAAGCGATGCGTTCGCTGACCAAACGCAAAAACGGGGGCGACCTGGCCGATCAGCTGATCTGCGACCACGCGCTCTTTCACCTCGAGGCGGACCTGCGGTGGCTGGAGCTCACCGCCGCGCGCCTCGGCGAACTCGAGAAGGCGGTGCGCTGA
- a CDS encoding ABC transporter ATP-binding protein, protein MTRPGTPLLQGNGLYKSFGQTRALDGAELSVSAGEVLAIMGSSGSGKSTLLHCLAGIVRPDSGTITYGGADLVGMDDKRRSALRRTEFGFVFQFGQLVPELSCLENVALPLRLTGAKRKQAEAKATEWLARLEVDGLAKRRPGDVSGGQAQRVAVARALVTGPKVVFADEPTGALDSLNGEKVMQMLTQAARETHAAVVLVTHEPRVAAYSDREIVVRDGRTVNRELVS, encoded by the coding sequence ATGACCAGGCCGGGAACTCCGTTGCTGCAGGGCAACGGGCTGTACAAGTCGTTCGGCCAGACGCGGGCGCTCGACGGGGCGGAGCTGTCCGTGTCGGCGGGGGAAGTGCTCGCGATCATGGGTTCGTCCGGATCGGGCAAGTCGACGCTGCTGCACTGCCTGGCCGGCATCGTCCGGCCGGACTCGGGCACCATCACCTACGGCGGCGCCGATCTGGTCGGGATGGACGACAAGCGGCGCAGCGCGCTGCGCCGCACCGAGTTCGGTTTCGTGTTCCAGTTCGGCCAGCTCGTGCCTGAGCTCTCCTGCCTGGAGAACGTCGCGCTGCCGCTGCGGCTCACCGGGGCCAAGCGCAAGCAGGCCGAGGCCAAGGCGACCGAATGGCTCGCCCGGCTGGAGGTCGACGGGCTGGCCAAGCGTCGTCCGGGCGACGTGTCCGGCGGGCAGGCGCAGCGGGTCGCGGTGGCGCGGGCGCTGGTGACCGGACCGAAGGTGGTCTTCGCGGACGAGCCGACCGGCGCGCTGGACTCGCTCAACGGCGAGAAGGTCATGCAGATGCTCACCCAGGCGGCGCGGGAAACGCACGCCGCGGTGGTGCTGGTGACCCACGAGCCGCGGGTCGCTGCGTACTCCGATCGCGAGATCGTGGTTCGCGACGGGCGCACGGTCAACCGGGAGCTCGTCTCATGA
- a CDS encoding FtsX-like permease family protein, which produces MMRDLLLGLRLAVGGGRMSGSALLRLAMTAFGIALAVAVLLPAAAVHHLAGAQAERKAAIQPVKQPQPGVAPLLTYNWYPSLGDDYVRITAVAPTGENSPVPPGLAKVPAPGELVVSPELAAKLNSAEGGSLKAQLPGHVVGQITWQGVANAADLTAYYGVPAAQIQAEGEDGGKAYGFGVPYTGLGLSAVMLAVILPIAAVLLLPLLIFVTTASRMGAAQRERRLAALRLIGLDSRQVKRVAAAESLVGAVIGLVVGIGFFALLRTFVADILPFGLRIFPEDFVPSWPWVVVIVLLVPGLAVGSALFGLRRTIVEPLGVVRQGKPVRRRMWWRWSITSIGVLLLAGTLLLDRGKGGTGAGLALSAGSVFLLVGVAALLPWLVERIVERLHGGSPSWQLAIRRLQLDSGTASRVVSGLVVVLAGTILIQGVMTSLSSGIKQQTPPDGVAAAPVRVQTTTQHEAEVVKAVSAVPGATGTHPMRNIELMSSAQPAFGVVGDCVALKVQANIGDCADGDAFYVVAPKGGAVPSGRVKLVGHSHGRETIGPEWTVPSNVKIVQSGDTSRASSGEILVTPGALGGIALPESAVAVYVSGTGDPKALMSSVAKAVSPLAWNADVSQSTFLNGAMNRDQQLVDNFRSVLITASLFVLAVAAMSLLMLSIEQISERRRPLAALSAAGVPIGVLARGSLWQTAVPVVVGVVLAVAAGLGLTAPILRLADRPMTIDVPVLLGLAGAAVVAVLLVTGLTMPLLRQVTRLDTLRSE; this is translated from the coding sequence ATGATGCGCGATCTCCTGCTGGGACTCCGGCTGGCCGTCGGGGGCGGCCGGATGTCCGGCTCGGCGCTGCTGCGCCTGGCGATGACCGCGTTCGGGATCGCGCTCGCGGTCGCCGTCCTGCTGCCTGCCGCGGCGGTGCATCACCTGGCCGGCGCACAGGCGGAACGCAAGGCGGCGATCCAGCCGGTCAAACAGCCGCAGCCGGGCGTCGCGCCGCTGCTGACCTACAACTGGTATCCGTCGCTCGGCGACGACTACGTCCGGATCACCGCGGTCGCGCCGACCGGGGAGAACTCGCCGGTGCCGCCGGGGCTGGCCAAGGTGCCCGCACCGGGCGAGCTGGTCGTGTCGCCGGAGCTGGCCGCGAAGCTGAACTCCGCGGAGGGCGGCTCGCTCAAAGCCCAGCTGCCGGGGCACGTCGTCGGCCAGATCACCTGGCAAGGCGTCGCCAACGCCGCCGACCTGACCGCGTACTACGGCGTGCCGGCCGCGCAGATCCAGGCGGAGGGCGAGGACGGCGGCAAGGCGTATGGCTTCGGCGTGCCCTACACCGGGCTTGGGCTGTCCGCGGTGATGCTCGCCGTCATTCTGCCGATCGCGGCGGTACTGCTGCTGCCGCTGCTGATCTTCGTGACCACGGCGTCGCGGATGGGCGCGGCGCAACGGGAACGCCGGCTCGCCGCGCTGCGGCTGATCGGGCTGGACTCCCGGCAGGTGAAGCGGGTCGCGGCGGCCGAATCACTGGTCGGAGCGGTGATCGGGCTCGTGGTCGGGATCGGTTTCTTCGCCCTGCTGCGCACTTTCGTCGCCGACATCCTGCCGTTCGGGCTGCGGATCTTCCCGGAGGACTTCGTCCCGTCCTGGCCATGGGTCGTCGTCATCGTGCTGCTGGTGCCCGGACTCGCGGTCGGGTCGGCGCTGTTCGGGCTGCGCCGGACGATCGTGGAGCCGCTCGGCGTGGTCCGCCAGGGCAAGCCAGTCCGCCGGCGGATGTGGTGGCGCTGGTCGATCACCTCGATCGGAGTGCTGTTGCTGGCCGGCACGCTGCTGCTGGACCGGGGCAAGGGCGGCACGGGCGCCGGGCTGGCGCTTTCGGCGGGCAGCGTGTTCCTGCTGGTCGGCGTGGCGGCGCTGCTGCCGTGGCTGGTCGAGCGGATCGTGGAGCGGCTGCACGGCGGTTCGCCGTCGTGGCAGCTGGCGATCCGGCGGCTCCAGCTGGACAGCGGCACCGCGAGCCGGGTGGTGTCCGGCCTGGTCGTGGTGCTGGCCGGGACGATCCTGATCCAGGGCGTGATGACGTCGCTCAGCAGCGGCATCAAGCAGCAGACGCCGCCGGACGGAGTGGCCGCGGCCCCGGTCCGGGTGCAGACGACCACCCAGCACGAAGCAGAGGTGGTCAAGGCAGTGTCGGCGGTGCCCGGGGCGACTGGCACGCACCCGATGCGGAACATCGAGCTGATGTCCTCGGCGCAACCGGCGTTCGGCGTCGTAGGCGACTGCGTGGCGCTGAAGGTGCAGGCCAACATCGGCGACTGCGCGGACGGCGACGCGTTCTACGTCGTGGCGCCGAAGGGCGGGGCCGTCCCGAGCGGCCGGGTGAAGCTGGTGGGCCACTCGCACGGCCGCGAGACCATCGGTCCGGAGTGGACGGTGCCGTCGAACGTCAAGATCGTGCAGTCCGGCGACACGTCGAGGGCGTCCTCAGGCGAGATCCTCGTGACGCCGGGCGCGCTCGGCGGGATCGCCTTGCCGGAGTCCGCGGTCGCGGTCTACGTGTCCGGCACCGGCGATCCGAAGGCGCTGATGAGCAGTGTCGCCAAGGCCGTCAGCCCGCTCGCGTGGAACGCCGACGTCAGCCAAAGCACCTTCCTCAACGGCGCGATGAACCGCGACCAGCAGCTGGTGGACAACTTCCGGTCGGTGCTGATCACCGCGTCGCTGTTCGTGCTCGCGGTGGCCGCGATGAGCCTGCTGATGCTGTCGATCGAGCAGATCAGCGAACGGCGCCGCCCGCTCGCGGCGCTGTCCGCGGCCGGCGTGCCGATCGGCGTGCTGGCCCGCGGATCGCTGTGGCAGACGGCGGTGCCGGTGGTGGTCGGCGTGGTGCTGGCGGTCGCGGCCGGGCTCGGTCTGACCGCGCCGATCCTGCGGCTCGCCGACCGGCCGATGACCATCGACGTCCCGGTGCTGCTCGGGCTGGCCGGCGCGGCGGTCGTGGCGGTGCTGCTGGTGACCGGGCTGACCATGCCGCTGCTGCGGCAGGTGACCCGATTGGACACGCTGCGCTCGGAATGA
- a CDS encoding alpha/beta hydrolase, with amino-acid sequence MNVAFPVDGDRCAATLYLPAAEKPPVIVMAHGLGAVREMGLAAYAERFTAAGYACLVFDYRHFGDSEGTPRHLLSPRKQLADWAAAIAYARTLPQVDGDRVVAWGTSFGGGHVLATAATRPAGLVAAIAQCPFTDGISSALAMHPASSVKATFAAARDVVGHWLGRPPYRIATAGPERGTALMTAPDAEPGYLALVPPGSDFRNEVAARVVFDILRYRPGRAVSRIEVPTLFAVCETDSVAPAKPTLRYAAQAPHGEVRTYPDGHFAIYAGEPFERVVADQLEFLRRQVPTAVAD; translated from the coding sequence ATGAACGTGGCCTTCCCGGTCGACGGAGACCGGTGCGCCGCGACGCTGTACCTGCCGGCCGCCGAAAAGCCGCCGGTGATCGTGATGGCGCACGGCCTCGGCGCAGTCCGCGAAATGGGGCTCGCCGCCTATGCCGAACGCTTTACCGCCGCCGGCTACGCCTGTCTCGTGTTCGACTATCGCCACTTCGGCGACAGCGAAGGGACTCCGCGGCACCTGCTGTCCCCGCGCAAACAACTCGCCGACTGGGCCGCCGCGATCGCCTACGCCCGGACGCTCCCCCAGGTCGACGGCGACCGCGTCGTCGCATGGGGCACGTCGTTCGGCGGCGGGCATGTGCTCGCCACCGCCGCGACCCGTCCAGCCGGCCTGGTCGCCGCGATCGCGCAGTGCCCGTTCACCGACGGCATCTCGTCCGCGTTGGCCATGCACCCCGCCAGTTCGGTCAAGGCGACCTTCGCCGCCGCGCGCGATGTCGTCGGGCACTGGCTCGGCCGCCCGCCGTACCGCATCGCCACCGCCGGTCCCGAACGCGGCACCGCGCTGATGACCGCTCCGGACGCCGAGCCCGGGTATCTCGCGCTGGTCCCGCCTGGCAGCGATTTCCGCAACGAAGTAGCGGCGCGGGTCGTGTTCGACATCCTGCGCTACCGGCCCGGCCGCGCAGTGAGCCGGATCGAGGTGCCGACGCTGTTCGCTGTCTGCGAGACCGATTCCGTCGCACCGGCCAAGCCCACGCTGCGCTACGCCGCCCAGGCTCCGCACGGCGAGGTACGCACTTATCCGGACGGGCACTTCGCCATCTACGCTGGCGAGCCGTTCGAGCGGGTCGTCGCCGACCAGCTGGAATTCCTCCGCCGCCAGGTGCCGACCGCAGTGGCGGACTGA